TGATCTTTGGCCTCTACATTTTCGTTCTGGCGGTCTTTGTCGGCTACCAGATCATCACCAAGGTGCCGGCCCTTTTGCACACGCCGCTGATGTCGGCCACCAACGCCATATCGGGCATTTCGCTGGTGGCCTCTCTGGTGATTGCGGGGGGGAGCTACGGCAAGCTCTCCACAATTTTGGGGGTGATTGCGGTGGCGGCGGCCACCGTCAACGTGGTCGGCGGTTTTCTGATCACCGACCGGATG
This genomic stretch from Deltaproteobacteria bacterium harbors:
- a CDS encoding NAD(P) transhydrogenase subunit alpha, translated to MFGLYIFVLAVFVGYQIITKVPALLHTPLMSATNAISGISLVASLVIAGGSYGKLSTILGVIAVAAATVNVVGGFLITDRMLKMFKRKK